In Paracoccus jeotgali, the following are encoded in one genomic region:
- a CDS encoding ABC transporter permease: protein MSVVLDQPAATESIFRRNMAGFAQNRLALPSAVVVLLFVVMAIFAPLIAPQDPNETDLFRRLQPPAWAEGGEWAYFLGCDALGRDILSRIIYGARISIFIGVVVVSIATVVGILAGLASGYLRGWVDIVISRIVDILLGFPYLIFAIGLMAMMGPGLWNIILALAYKEWVIPCRVVRGETLATRELEYVEAARALGASGRHIMLREILPNILSPVIVVSTIRMAHIIILEASLSFLGLGVQPPTASWGSMVADGRAFILEAWWVSTFPGLAIVALVLAINVASQGLRDAFDPRFAE from the coding sequence GTGAGCGTCGTTCTGGACCAACCCGCCGCGACCGAGTCGATCTTTCGCCGCAACATGGCCGGATTTGCGCAGAACCGGCTGGCGCTGCCGAGCGCGGTGGTGGTGCTGCTGTTCGTGGTCATGGCGATCTTTGCGCCGCTGATCGCGCCGCAGGACCCCAATGAGACCGACCTGTTCCGCCGCCTGCAACCGCCGGCCTGGGCCGAGGGCGGCGAATGGGCCTATTTCCTGGGCTGCGACGCGCTGGGCCGCGATATCCTGTCGCGGATCATCTATGGCGCCCGCATCTCGATCTTCATCGGCGTGGTCGTGGTGTCGATCGCCACGGTGGTCGGGATTCTGGCCGGCCTGGCCTCGGGCTATCTGCGCGGCTGGGTCGATATCGTCATTTCGCGCATCGTCGATATCCTGCTGGGCTTTCCCTATCTGATCTTTGCCATCGGGCTGATGGCGATGATGGGGCCGGGGCTGTGGAACATCATCCTGGCGCTCGCCTACAAGGAATGGGTGATCCCCTGCCGTGTCGTGCGCGGCGAGACGCTGGCCACGCGCGAGCTGGAATATGTCGAGGCCGCGCGGGCGCTGGGCGCATCCGGGCGGCACATCATGCTGCGCGAGATCCTGCCCAACATCCTGTCGCCGGTCATCGTCGTGTCCACGATCCGCATGGCCCATATCATCATTCTTGAAGCCTCGCTGTCCTTCCTGGGGCTGGGCGTGCAGCCGCCGACCGCGTCCTGGGGGTCGATGGTGGCCGATGGGCGGGCCTTTATCCTGGAAGCGTGGTGGGTCTCGACCTTCCCCGGTCTGGCCATCGTGGCGCTGGTGCTGGCGATCAATGTGGCGAGCCAGGGGCTGCGCGACGCCTTCGATCCAAGGTTTGCAGAATGA
- a CDS encoding ABC transporter ATP-binding protein: protein MTDDLLEVRGLRTVFDTRAGQVPAVDGVDVTVRRGECLGVVGESGSGKSVTFASVMGLIRQPGRIDAGEIRFDGRDLRGLSPSQMRAVRGKDIAMTMQDALTALNPALTVGEQIAEVLEAHDETLPPRGGARRTAIRDRSEEMLQLVGIPSAASRLRQYPHEFSGGMRQRIMIAIALACRPQLLIADEPTTALDVTIQAQVLELITDIRARLGMSVVLITHDLGVVAEHCERVMVMYAGQVVETGPTAEVVANPRHPYTKGLLASIPRPALRGQPIQPIMGQVPDLIGMPAQCRFHSRCPMAIDACLKPIPMRPAGLGRQARCIRLEEM, encoded by the coding sequence ATGACAGATGATCTGCTGGAAGTGCGCGGGCTGCGGACGGTGTTCGACACCCGCGCCGGTCAGGTGCCGGCCGTCGACGGGGTCGATGTGACGGTCCGGCGCGGCGAATGTCTGGGCGTGGTCGGCGAAAGCGGCTCGGGCAAAAGCGTGACCTTTGCCTCGGTCATGGGGCTGATCCGGCAGCCGGGGCGGATCGACGCGGGCGAGATCCGCTTTGACGGGCGCGACCTGCGCGGGCTGTCGCCGTCGCAGATGCGGGCGGTGCGCGGCAAGGACATCGCCATGACGATGCAGGACGCGCTGACCGCGCTGAACCCGGCGCTGACCGTGGGCGAACAGATCGCCGAGGTGCTGGAAGCCCATGACGAGACGCTGCCGCCCCGCGGCGGCGCGCGCCGCACCGCGATCCGCGACCGCTCGGAAGAGATGCTGCAACTGGTCGGCATCCCCTCGGCCGCCAGCCGGCTGCGGCAATATCCGCACGAGTTCTCGGGCGGGATGCGGCAGCGCATCATGATCGCCATTGCGCTGGCCTGCCGGCCCCAGCTGCTGATCGCGGACGAGCCGACGACGGCGCTGGACGTCACCATTCAGGCGCAGGTGCTGGAGCTGATCACCGACATCCGCGCCCGGCTGGGGATGAGCGTGGTGCTGATCACCCATGATCTGGGCGTCGTGGCCGAGCATTGCGAGCGGGTGATGGTCATGTATGCCGGGCAGGTGGTCGAGACCGGCCCCACGGCCGAGGTCGTGGCCAATCCGCGCCACCCCTATACCAAGGGGCTGCTGGCCTCGATCCCGCGCCCGGCGCTGCGCGGCCAGCCGATCCAGCCGATCATGGGGCAGGTGCCCGACCTGATCGGGATGCCCGCCCAGTGCCGCTTTCATTCGCGCTGCCCGATGGCCATCGACGCCTGCCTCAAGCCCATTCCCATGCGGCCCGCCGGTCTCGGCCGGCAGGCCCGCTGCATCCGGCTGGAGGAGATGTGA
- a CDS encoding ABC transporter ATP-binding protein, with protein sequence MSLLSVEHLSKFYGGKPGLTARLTGAPGLVVRAVNDVSLTVERGEILGLIGESGCGKSTLGRAILRLSEPTAGRVVFDGQDITALSPPALKAMRRRMQIIFQDPYASLNPRRTVAEIVGLPLRLHGIARSSDEIRHMVGQICERVGLKANQLDRYPHQFSGGQRQRIGIARALVSTPEFIVCDEPVSALDVSIQAQIITLLQDLKQEMGLTYLFISHDISVIGYLADRVAVMYLGEIVEMGQVEDILARPRHPYTQSLMSAVPELEPTGRRNRVRLKGDLPSPLAPPPGCKFHTRCPLAIDICRKVVPVSETLAPGHTAACHRLHENISLLEEPAA encoded by the coding sequence ATGTCGCTGCTATCGGTCGAACACCTGTCGAAATTCTATGGCGGCAAGCCGGGGCTGACGGCGCGGCTGACCGGTGCGCCGGGGCTGGTCGTGCGGGCGGTCAACGATGTCAGCCTGACCGTCGAGCGCGGCGAGATCCTGGGTCTGATCGGGGAAAGCGGCTGCGGCAAATCCACGCTGGGCCGCGCGATCCTGCGCCTCAGCGAGCCGACGGCGGGGCGGGTGGTGTTTGACGGGCAGGACATCACCGCGCTGTCGCCGCCCGCGCTGAAGGCGATGCGGCGGCGGATGCAGATCATCTTTCAAGACCCCTATGCCAGCCTGAACCCGCGCCGCACCGTGGCCGAGATCGTGGGCCTGCCGCTGCGGCTGCATGGAATCGCGCGCAGCAGTGATGAAATCCGCCACATGGTCGGCCAGATCTGCGAGCGGGTGGGGCTGAAGGCCAATCAGCTCGACCGCTATCCGCACCAGTTCTCGGGCGGGCAGCGGCAGCGGATCGGGATCGCGCGGGCGTTGGTCTCGACGCCCGAGTTCATCGTCTGCGACGAGCCGGTGTCGGCGCTGGACGTGTCGATCCAGGCGCAGATCATCACGCTGCTGCAGGATCTGAAGCAGGAAATGGGGCTGACCTATTTGTTCATCAGCCATGATATTTCCGTCATCGGCTATCTCGCCGACCGGGTGGCGGTGATGTATCTGGGTGAGATCGTCGAGATGGGGCAGGTCGAGGACATCCTCGCCCGCCCGCGCCACCCCTATACGCAAAGCCTGATGTCGGCGGTGCCCGAGCTTGAGCCGACCGGCCGCCGCAACCGCGTCCGGCTAAAGGGCGATCTGCCCTCGCCGCTGGCGCCGCCGCCGGGTTGCAAGTTCCACACCCGCTGCCCGCTGGCCATCGACATCTGCCGCAAGGTGGTGCCGGTGTCGGAAACGCTGGCGCCCGGCCACACCGCCGCCTGCCACCGGCTGCACGAAAACATCTCGCTGCTCGAGGAGCCTGCGGCATGA
- a CDS encoding C45 family autoproteolytic acyltransferase/hydolase, with the protein MSVITLALTGSAHDRGRVQASAGQAEQVRQATIGRVQTAQAEGLIDAEARAYLAAQRAFHQAADPEGLAELDGIAAGFGLDPDMLFTHLHVSTLRALKNGARLDDGCSAWAVSDGPDGPLVVKNRDFSGTHLGIQTVAQHDGPDVITGGMLCLGSLGSPGAYSSGVNAQGFALADTQVAVRHHRVGWLRYFLMTRLLARCATVAEALALIDSQPHAGGGTLVMADASGDVAAVELGAAGADVTRGPLVWRTNQYVSAALAGDTLLPHGDVIAGNSGDRFAHLQAVLPGRDWDRTAAQALMATHPDQGAPICQHGEDSGTMTIASAVYSCRDRDALICPGNPCSGAWTRHTLDR; encoded by the coding sequence ATGAGCGTGATCACCCTTGCCCTGACCGGCAGCGCCCATGACCGCGGCCGCGTCCAAGCCAGCGCCGGGCAGGCGGAACAGGTCCGTCAGGCGACCATCGGCCGGGTCCAGACCGCGCAGGCCGAGGGGCTGATCGACGCCGAGGCCCGCGCCTATCTGGCCGCGCAGCGCGCCTTTCATCAGGCCGCCGATCCCGAAGGGCTGGCCGAGCTGGACGGCATCGCCGCCGGTTTCGGTCTCGATCCCGACATGCTGTTCACCCATCTGCATGTCAGCACGCTGCGGGCGTTGAAGAACGGCGCGCGGCTGGATGACGGGTGCAGCGCATGGGCGGTCAGCGACGGGCCGGATGGTCCCCTGGTGGTCAAGAACCGCGATTTCTCGGGCACGCATCTGGGCATCCAGACGGTGGCGCAGCATGACGGGCCGGATGTGATCACGGGCGGGATGCTTTGCCTTGGCAGTCTGGGCAGCCCCGGCGCCTATTCCAGCGGCGTCAACGCGCAGGGCTTTGCGCTGGCCGATACGCAGGTCGCGGTCCGGCATCACCGGGTCGGCTGGCTGCGCTATTTCCTGATGACGCGGCTGCTGGCGCGCTGCGCGACGGTGGCCGAGGCGCTGGCGCTGATCGACAGCCAGCCCCATGCGGGCGGTGGCACGCTGGTCATGGCCGACGCCTCGGGCGATGTCGCGGCGGTGGAACTGGGCGCGGCGGGGGCCGATGTGACGCGCGGACCCCTGGTCTGGCGCACCAACCAGTATGTCAGCGCGGCGCTGGCGGGCGACACGCTGCTGCCGCACGGCGACGTCATCGCGGGCAATTCCGGCGACCGCTTCGCGCATCTGCAGGCGGTGCTGCCCGGCCGCGACTGGGATCGGACGGCCGCGCAGGCACTGATGGCCACCCATCCCGATCAGGGCGCGCCGATCTGCCAGCATGGCGAGGACAGCGGCACCATGACCATCGCCTCGGCCGTCTATTCCTGCCGCGACCGCGACGCGCTGATCTGCCCGGGCAACCCTTGTTCGGGGGCGTGGACCCGGCATACACTCGACCGCTGA
- a CDS encoding sigma-54 interaction domain-containing protein, with translation MADYDNDLIGDHPSMQTLRQLVRRVGTSPARTVLIYGETGTGKGLVARMIHRNSSRAAREFMDINCAALPASLLESELFGHEKGAFTGAVERKVGLIEAANHGSIFLDEIREMDLTLQAKLLSLLDTQQFRRVGAVKATTVNVRFIAATNKVLLSEVNSGKFREDLYYRLQVVAINIPALRDRRSDILTLTRHFMDRFNRIYQRRIDGLDPEAERILLAYSWPGNVRELENLLERIFILEEEDTVLPRHLPDRILRQVRAGVEVSGAGEGEADGFAALTHAYQRSLVAAALERTGGNVQAAAEMLKLSRHALRHQMIKLGFPTG, from the coding sequence ATGGCGGACTATGACAACGACCTGATCGGCGATCATCCCTCCATGCAGACGCTCCGGCAGCTTGTCCGGCGCGTCGGCACCAGCCCGGCGCGGACGGTGCTGATCTATGGCGAGACCGGGACCGGCAAGGGTCTGGTCGCGCGCATGATCCACCGCAATTCCAGCCGGGCGGCGCGCGAGTTTATGGACATCAACTGCGCCGCGCTGCCGGCAAGCCTGCTGGAATCCGAGCTGTTCGGGCATGAAAAGGGCGCCTTCACCGGCGCCGTCGAACGCAAGGTCGGGCTGATCGAGGCCGCCAATCACGGCTCGATCTTCCTTGACGAGATCCGCGAGATGGACCTGACCCTGCAGGCCAAGCTGCTGAGCCTGCTCGACACCCAGCAGTTCCGGCGGGTGGGCGCGGTCAAGGCGACGACCGTCAATGTCCGCTTCATCGCCGCCACCAACAAGGTCCTGCTGTCCGAGGTGAACTCGGGCAAGTTCCGCGAGGATCTGTATTACCGGCTGCAGGTGGTGGCGATCAACATTCCGGCGCTGCGCGACCGGCGGTCCGACATCCTGACGCTGACGCGGCATTTCATGGACCGCTTCAACCGCATCTATCAGCGCCGGATCGACGGCCTCGACCCCGAGGCAGAGCGGATCCTGCTGGCCTATTCCTGGCCCGGCAATGTGCGCGAGCTGGAAAACCTGCTGGAACGCATCTTCATCCTGGAAGAGGAAGACACCGTCCTGCCCCGCCATCTGCCCGACCGCATCCTGCGTCAGGTCCGTGCCGGCGTCGAGGTCTCGGGTGCGGGCGAGGGCGAGGCCGACGGCTTTGCCGCGCTGACCCATGCCTATCAGCGCAGCCTGGTCGCGGCGGCGCTGGAACGGACCGGCGGCAATGTGCAGGCGGCGGCCGAGATGCTGAAACTGTCGCGCCACGCGCTGCGCCATCAGATGATCAAGCTGGGCTTTCCCACCGGCTGA
- a CDS encoding acyclic terpene utilization AtuA family protein, with protein sequence MSSLKIICPNGHLGFAPLKTGSFHLGVDSQPDFIAADSGSDDIGPVPLGSDTCASPKAWQRQDLEEMLLASRRIGVPMMIGSAGDTGSNSRVDMYVEMIREIAAQHGLAPFKLGWFYSEVDKETVRGKIRAGSEITGLDARPALTEEELDATDRIVAMAGVHPFLKLLEEGCDVIIGGRSSDSAIFAAAALHKGYPEAQSYYLGKVLECASFCAEPYGAKETVMGEITADHVEVTAMAPEQRCTVASVAGHAMYERSNPFHEFVAGGMLDMTDCHYEQVSDKTTRVTGMEFSAAPEFRVKLEGSGKVGERFVGMAGIRDPYTIANVDAVIDWARQQTIERFGPDGWELHYNVFGRNGIMGDMEPLKDQPGHELCVVVQGVAPTREMAEEVCMTGTRQMFYARLPEVKGTAGGVSFIFDEVLPGSPAYRWTLNHTMAVDDPLELFPTHTAMVEGAVQ encoded by the coding sequence ATGTCGTCGCTGAAAATCATCTGCCCCAACGGGCATCTGGGGTTTGCCCCCCTCAAGACCGGCAGCTTTCATCTTGGCGTGGACAGCCAGCCCGACTTCATCGCCGCCGATTCGGGCAGCGACGATATCGGCCCGGTTCCGCTGGGCAGCGATACCTGCGCCAGCCCCAAGGCATGGCAGCGGCAGGATCTGGAGGAGATGCTGCTCGCCTCGCGCCGGATCGGGGTGCCGATGATGATCGGCTCGGCCGGGGATACCGGCTCGAACAGCCGCGTGGACATGTATGTCGAGATGATCCGCGAGATCGCCGCCCAGCACGGCCTTGCCCCGTTCAAGCTGGGCTGGTTCTATTCCGAGGTCGACAAGGAAACGGTCCGCGGCAAGATCCGCGCGGGCAGCGAGATCACCGGCCTCGACGCCCGCCCCGCCTTGACCGAGGAGGAACTCGACGCCACCGACCGCATCGTGGCCATGGCCGGCGTCCATCCGTTCCTGAAACTGCTCGAGGAAGGCTGCGACGTCATCATCGGCGGGCGGTCGTCCGACAGCGCGATCTTTGCCGCCGCCGCGCTGCACAAGGGCTATCCCGAGGCGCAGAGCTATTATCTGGGCAAGGTGCTGGAATGTGCCTCCTTCTGCGCCGAGCCCTACGGCGCCAAGGAAACCGTCATGGGCGAGATCACCGCCGATCATGTCGAGGTGACCGCCATGGCCCCCGAACAGCGCTGCACTGTCGCCTCGGTCGCGGGGCATGCGATGTATGAACGCTCGAACCCGTTCCATGAATTCGTAGCGGGCGGGATGCTGGACATGACCGACTGCCATTATGAACAGGTCAGCGACAAGACCACCCGCGTCACCGGCATGGAATTTTCTGCCGCGCCAGAGTTCCGGGTCAAGCTGGAAGGCTCCGGCAAGGTGGGCGAACGCTTCGTCGGGATGGCCGGCATCCGCGACCCCTATACCATCGCCAATGTCGATGCGGTGATCGACTGGGCCCGCCAGCAGACCATCGAACGCTTCGGCCCCGACGGGTGGGAGCTGCATTACAACGTCTTTGGCCGCAACGGCATCATGGGCGACATGGAGCCGCTGAAGGATCAGCCCGGCCACGAGCTGTGCGTGGTCGTGCAAGGCGTCGCCCCGACCCGGGAGATGGCCGAAGAGGTCTGCATGACCGGCACCCGCCAGATGTTCTATGCCCGCCTGCCCGAGGTCAAGGGAACCGCCGGCGGCGTGTCCTTCATCTTTGACGAGGTGCTGCCGGGCAGCCCCGCCTATCGCTGGACGTTGAACCACACCATGGCCGTCGACGACCCGCTGGAGCTGTTCCCCACCCACACCGCCATGGTCGAAGGAGCCGTGCAATGA
- a CDS encoding DUF4387 domain-containing protein — translation MNSRKKLSELAKTIRSKNAGTDKITFDIIFRERETYEMVKLSGALTRDTVCETLNVDPARLTDFVEYDPAHAIKFTILRERPSGSAGDGDIFGAQQYAPFLDVEVDVTS, via the coding sequence ATGAACTCGCGCAAGAAACTCTCGGAACTGGCCAAGACCATCCGGTCCAAGAACGCCGGCACCGACAAGATCACCTTCGACATCATCTTCCGCGAACGCGAGACCTATGAGATGGTCAAGCTCTCGGGCGCGCTGACCCGCGACACGGTCTGCGAGACGCTGAACGTCGATCCGGCGCGGCTGACGGATTTCGTCGAATACGATCCCGCCCACGCGATCAAGTTCACCATCCTGCGCGAGCGTCCCTCGGGCAGCGCGGGCGATGGCGACATCTTCGGAGCGCAGCAATACGCCCCGTTTCTGGATGTCGAGGTCGATGTGACGTCGTAA
- a CDS encoding 4a-hydroxytetrahydrobiopterin dehydratase, protein MTTPDQPGGLLSEAQVQARLDGLDGWGPSADGKAIARRFNVKGYARAVELANLAAWLGNQLNHHADIRFGWGYCEVSFTSHDAGGLTERDLDGARRLNRVLAEAGTRDA, encoded by the coding sequence ATGACCACGCCGGACCAGCCGGGGGGCCTGCTGAGCGAGGCGCAGGTTCAGGCGCGGTTGGATGGGCTGGACGGCTGGGGGCCGTCAGCGGACGGCAAGGCGATTGCCCGGCGCTTCAACGTCAAGGGCTATGCCCGCGCGGTAGAGCTGGCGAATCTGGCCGCTTGGCTGGGCAACCAGTTGAACCACCACGCCGATATCCGCTTTGGCTGGGGCTATTGCGAGGTGAGCTTCACCAGCCATGACGCAGGCGGCCTGACCGAACGCGATCTGGACGGCGCCCGCCGCCTGAACCGGGTGCTGGCCGAGGCCGGGACGCGGGACGCCTAG
- the hemH gene encoding ferrochelatase, with protein MTTAQRPAHAPADHPAIAAPKTGILIANLGTPDNYDYWSMRRYLNEFLSDKRVIDYPAWKWQPLLQGIILTKRPFTSGKNYKLIWNHDKGESPLMTITRAQTEALRARAEAEWGDQVMVEFCMRYGNPSTQEVLDRMVAAGCRRIVFLPLYPQYAGATSATANDQLFRALMTQKWQPSVRTCDPYFDRPDYIQALADSVTRTLDGKSPTKLVASYHGMPRRYLLEGDPYHCQCQKTTRLLCEALGWPADRIDTTFQSVFGTEEWLRPYTVEHVAELARQGHTDIAVISPAFASDCIETLEEINGEIREAFEEAGGKTFTYIPCLNDEPAHIEVMMGVIRDNIAGWVQPARAELAAAGGA; from the coding sequence ATGACCACAGCCCAACGCCCCGCCCACGCGCCCGCCGACCACCCCGCCATCGCCGCGCCCAAGACCGGCATCCTGATCGCCAATCTGGGCACGCCGGACAATTATGATTACTGGTCGATGCGCCGCTATCTGAACGAGTTCCTCTCGGACAAGCGGGTGATCGACTATCCGGCGTGGAAGTGGCAGCCGCTGCTGCAGGGCATCATCCTGACCAAGCGGCCCTTCACCTCGGGCAAGAACTACAAGCTGATCTGGAACCACGACAAGGGCGAGAGCCCGCTGATGACCATCACCCGCGCCCAGACCGAGGCGCTGCGCGCCCGCGCCGAGGCGGAATGGGGCGATCAGGTCATGGTCGAGTTCTGCATGCGCTACGGCAACCCCTCGACCCAAGAGGTGCTGGACCGGATGGTCGCCGCCGGCTGCCGCCGGATCGTCTTCCTGCCGCTTTATCCGCAATATGCGGGCGCCACCTCGGCCACGGCGAACGACCAGCTGTTCCGGGCGCTGATGACGCAGAAATGGCAGCCCTCGGTGCGGACCTGCGATCCGTATTTCGACCGGCCCGACTATATCCAGGCGCTGGCCGACAGCGTCACCCGCACTCTGGACGGCAAATCCCCGACCAAGCTGGTCGCCAGCTATCACGGGATGCCGCGCCGCTATCTGCTGGAAGGCGACCCCTATCATTGCCAGTGCCAAAAGACGACGCGGCTGCTGTGCGAGGCGCTTGGCTGGCCCGCCGACCGCATCGACACCACCTTCCAGTCGGTCTTCGGGACCGAGGAATGGCTGCGGCCCTATACGGTCGAGCATGTGGCCGAGCTTGCCCGGCAGGGACACACCGACATCGCGGTGATCTCGCCCGCCTTCGCGTCGGACTGCATCGAGACGCTGGAGGAGATCAACGGCGAGATCCGCGAAGCCTTCGAAGAGGCGGGCGGCAAGACCTTCACCTATATCCCCTGCCTGAATGACGAGCCGGCGCATATCGAGGTGATGATGGGCGTCATCCGCGACAATATCGCCGGCTGGGTCCAGCCCGCGCGCGCCGAACTGGCCGCAGCGGGCGGCGCATGA
- a CDS encoding methyltransferase domain-containing protein: protein MTAAPILPPSDRRPRQLTDPVALRRNRARADRLGRADPLHRIALDEIETRLAEINRRFTRTAIVTSWPAFWAAAFPDAHVIPDTEVLDLPADLDLVVHAMSLHWADDPVGQIVQSARALKADGLFLAALPGGDTLPELRDTLTRAEIEVTGGLSPRFLPMGEIRDLGALLSRAGLALPVADHLPLRLSYRDLFHLAHDLRAMGEGNALSDRLRHPSRREIFARAAADYAARYPDPDQPGRVIASFDLIFLTGWAPAASQPKPLRPGSAQASLTDALKPRMP from the coding sequence ATGACCGCCGCGCCCATTTTACCCCCTTCCGATCGCCGCCCGCGCCAGTTGACCGACCCGGTCGCGCTGCGGCGCAACCGCGCCCGCGCCGACCGCCTTGGCCGCGCCGATCCGCTGCACCGAATCGCGCTCGACGAGATCGAGACTAGGCTCGCCGAGATTAACAGGAGGTTTACGCGCACCGCGATCGTGACCTCGTGGCCCGCCTTCTGGGCTGCGGCCTTTCCCGACGCCCATGTGATCCCCGATACCGAGGTTCTGGACCTGCCCGCCGATCTCGATCTGGTCGTCCACGCCATGTCGCTGCACTGGGCCGATGATCCGGTGGGCCAGATCGTCCAGTCCGCCCGCGCGCTGAAGGCTGACGGGTTGTTTTTGGCCGCGCTGCCCGGCGGCGACACCCTGCCCGAGCTGCGCGATACCCTGACCCGGGCCGAGATCGAGGTGACAGGCGGCCTCTCGCCCCGCTTCCTGCCGATGGGCGAGATCCGCGATCTGGGCGCGCTGCTGTCGCGGGCGGGGCTGGCGCTGCCGGTCGCGGACCATCTTCCGCTGCGCCTGTCCTACCGCGACCTGTTCCATCTGGCCCATGACCTGCGCGCGATGGGCGAGGGCAATGCCCTGTCCGACCGCCTGCGCCACCCGTCCCGGCGCGAGATCTTTGCCCGCGCCGCCGCCGATTACGCCGCCCGCTATCCCGACCCGGACCAGCCGGGCCGCGTGATCGCCAGCTTCGATCTGATCTTTCTGACCGGCTGGGCGCCTGCCGCCAGCCAGCCCAAGCCCCTGCGTCCCGGTTCGGCGCAGGCTTCCCTGACCGACGCGCTGAAACCGAGGATGCCATGA
- a CDS encoding ComF family protein, with amino-acid sequence MKAALRVIYPPQCLGCGAGVDGDGALCPSCWRDCEFVGGCACARCGVPLPGGGSDSGADAAGLLCDDCLIVTRPWHAGRAAVVYDGVGRRLVLALKHGDRLDLGRPLGGWVAQAAAPLIRPEMIVAPIPLHPRRLLRRKFNQAALLSAQVSRQHGLQHAPTLLARTRATLPQDHRSRAERFANLAEAMAVTPAHAAMLAGRPVLLVDDVMASGATMAAATHALLAAGAASVSVVVLARAVRETGGRNGTMEIGGAIS; translated from the coding sequence ATGAAAGCCGCATTGCGGGTCATCTATCCGCCGCAATGCCTGGGCTGCGGCGCCGGCGTCGATGGCGATGGGGCGCTGTGTCCATCCTGCTGGCGCGATTGTGAATTCGTCGGCGGCTGCGCCTGCGCGCGCTGCGGCGTGCCGCTGCCCGGCGGGGGCAGCGACAGCGGGGCGGACGCGGCGGGTCTGCTCTGCGACGACTGCCTGATCGTGACGCGGCCGTGGCATGCGGGGCGGGCGGCTGTGGTCTATGACGGGGTCGGGCGGCGGCTGGTGCTGGCGCTGAAACATGGCGACCGGCTGGATCTGGGGCGGCCGCTGGGCGGCTGGGTCGCGCAGGCGGCGGCGCCGCTGATCCGGCCCGAGATGATCGTGGCGCCGATCCCGCTGCATCCGCGACGCCTGCTGCGGCGCAAGTTCAATCAGGCGGCGCTGCTGTCGGCGCAGGTGTCGCGGCAGCATGGGCTGCAGCACGCGCCGACGCTGCTGGCGCGGACCCGCGCCACCCTGCCGCAGGACCACCGCAGCCGGGCCGAGCGTTTCGCCAACCTCGCCGAGGCGATGGCCGTGACACCTGCACACGCCGCGATGCTGGCCGGGCGTCCGGTGCTGCTGGTGGACGATGTCATGGCATCCGGGGCGACGATGGCCGCGGCCACCCATGCGCTGCTGGCGGCGGGGGCGGCTTCGGTCAGCGTGGTGGTGCTGGCGCGGGCGGTGCGCGAGACGGGCGGACGGAACGGCACTATGGAAATCGGCGGCGCCATTTCCTAA
- the grxC gene encoding glutaredoxin 3 — translation MAKIEIYTTPTCPYCHSAKALLNRKSADFTEIDVSRDPSLRDAMTKRASGRRSVPQIFIDGQHVGGSDELHALDRRGALDPMLAG, via the coding sequence ATGGCGAAGATCGAGATCTATACCACGCCCACCTGCCCTTATTGCCATTCGGCCAAGGCGCTGCTGAACCGCAAAAGCGCCGATTTCACCGAGATCGACGTCAGCCGCGACCCCTCGCTGCGCGACGCGATGACCAAGCGGGCCAGCGGCCGGCGCAGCGTGCCGCAGATTTTCATCGATGGTCAGCATGTCGGCGGCTCGGACGAGCTTCATGCGCTGGACCGGCGCGGTGCGCTCGACCCGATGCTGGCGGGATAG